The following proteins come from a genomic window of Methanocella conradii HZ254:
- a CDS encoding NAD(P)/FAD-dependent oxidoreductase, translated as MADIYDVAIIGAGPAGLTAAIYCGRSGLSTIVFGNIYDSQIAKAGDIRNYPGIESIQGVDLIEKFQSQAERYGIKIVTSNVTRAIPGEVFTLYSDVDEYKCRSVIVATGSKHRELNIPGEKDFVYKGVSYCSICDGNLYRGKPVAMVGSGDLAAKAALYLAGLCKEVLVLTEKHDMDSPMYIEQVRSTGNIRVIGDARVLAIEGREYVERIKFQANEGPVETANVEAVFIEGGIPNTLLAQELGLKLDDKGNIEVSRPDQSTNVEGVFAAGDVTSGIHQVSKAVGEGASAAMSAIMYVKKKAKK; from the coding sequence ATGGCCGATATTTACGACGTGGCCATAATCGGCGCAGGCCCCGCGGGCCTGACCGCCGCAATATACTGCGGCAGGTCGGGCCTATCAACCATAGTCTTCGGGAACATTTACGACTCCCAGATAGCGAAGGCGGGGGATATAAGGAACTACCCGGGGATAGAGTCAATCCAGGGCGTGGACCTGATAGAAAAGTTCCAGAGCCAGGCGGAGCGCTATGGCATAAAAATCGTGACGTCTAATGTGACAAGGGCAATACCAGGCGAGGTTTTCACGCTATACTCGGACGTGGACGAGTATAAGTGCAGGAGCGTCATTGTCGCCACCGGCTCAAAGCACAGGGAACTCAACATACCCGGTGAGAAAGATTTTGTCTATAAGGGGGTTTCCTATTGCTCCATTTGCGATGGCAACCTCTATAGGGGCAAGCCTGTGGCCATGGTGGGGAGCGGAGACCTTGCCGCGAAGGCCGCCCTATACCTGGCAGGCCTGTGCAAAGAGGTACTGGTGTTGACGGAAAAGCACGACATGGACAGCCCCATGTACATCGAGCAGGTAAGGTCTACGGGTAATATTCGGGTCATTGGCGATGCGAGGGTGCTTGCCATCGAGGGCAGGGAGTACGTCGAGCGCATAAAGTTCCAGGCCAACGAAGGGCCGGTTGAGACGGCGAATGTGGAAGCGGTTTTCATCGAGGGCGGCATACCTAACACGCTGCTCGCGCAAGAACTGGGCCTGAAGCTTGACGATAAGGGCAACATCGAGGTGAGCCGCCCCGACCAGTCCACGAACGTTGAGGGCGTGTTCGCTGCAGGAGACGTCACGAGCGGCATACACCAGGTATCAAAAGCGGTTGGCGAGGGCGCGAGCGCGGCGATGAGCGCCATCATGTACGTTAAGAAAAAGGCTAAAAAATAA
- a CDS encoding TfuA-related McrA-glycine thioamidation protein, with product MTKVIVYLGPSLSIDKARAILDADYRPPVRRGDLKKALEDGAGIIGIIDGAFYSDSPVGHKEIIAVMKKGVVVVGGSSMGALRASELDVFGMIGVGRIYECYRSGRLVADDEVAVTYNPLTGEQISEPLVNVRYQLKAAELDRVITGEEKSALISMVAGMYYPDRVYPAILKLAVKKNILSAKKADALSRYIEEKPLSLKAEDAIATLKKIKELSSLASPKSR from the coding sequence ATGACTAAGGTTATCGTCTATCTGGGCCCCAGCCTTTCCATTGATAAGGCCAGGGCTATCCTGGATGCTGATTACCGTCCGCCCGTGCGCAGGGGCGACCTGAAAAAAGCCCTTGAGGATGGTGCCGGCATCATCGGCATAATTGACGGCGCTTTTTATAGCGATTCGCCGGTCGGGCACAAGGAGATCATTGCCGTCATGAAGAAGGGCGTCGTCGTGGTGGGAGGCTCAAGCATGGGCGCCCTGCGGGCCTCTGAGCTTGACGTTTTTGGAATGATTGGAGTGGGCCGTATCTATGAGTGCTACCGTTCGGGCAGGCTCGTGGCCGATGACGAGGTGGCGGTTACATATAACCCCTTAACAGGAGAGCAGATTTCCGAGCCCCTTGTGAACGTTCGCTACCAGCTTAAAGCCGCAGAACTCGACAGGGTCATCACGGGCGAGGAGAAGAGCGCTCTCATCTCCATGGTGGCGGGCATGTACTACCCGGATAGGGTCTACCCCGCCATCCTGAAGCTCGCCGTGAAAAAAAACATATTGAGCGCAAAAAAGGCTGACGCTCTATCAAGGTACATAGAGGAAAAGCCGTTGAGCCTGAAAGCCGAGGATGCCATAGCTACGCTCAAAAAGATCAAAGAATTATCTAGCTTGGCGTCTCCAAAAAGTCGATAA
- a CDS encoding YcaO-related McrA-glycine thioamidation protein, whose amino-acid sequence MKITLKRTPKGYTKDTHRVVPPEETLKRVEKVLPDIGVTRVAEISGLDRIGIPVYSAIRPSSAKGAISVYAGKGATPVEAKVSVMMEAVERYSSEFHNADKKRVVIGTYSEVSNGRTAINPQSLILPGILLPNVKLDWIDGFDLMHKKEVLLPCNAVFHPYLAPFRLFRSNTNGLASGNTLEEAIFHGLMEVVERDALSVAEATRETGREIVIAEKDGLAFELYDKFVKANVEVKLWYLPTDSGIPTVLAATDDKELMDPSLLVMGVGTHLDARIAVLRALTEVAQSRATQIQGAREDTDRERVVRRIGYERMKRLNGHWYADGKEKVRLEELPDLSTDSHKGDIEKAIKMLKGIVDAVVVTDLTRDNLGIPVVRVTVPGLEMYAIDRERIGSRCKRPTQR is encoded by the coding sequence ATGAAAATAACGCTTAAGAGGACCCCAAAGGGCTACACAAAGGATACCCACCGTGTGGTCCCCCCTGAGGAGACCTTGAAGAGGGTCGAAAAGGTATTGCCCGACATCGGCGTGACAAGGGTGGCAGAGATTTCCGGCCTTGACAGGATTGGCATACCCGTGTACTCCGCCATACGCCCATCATCAGCGAAAGGCGCCATATCGGTCTACGCGGGCAAGGGGGCCACGCCCGTAGAGGCGAAGGTATCGGTCATGATGGAGGCCGTGGAGAGGTATTCATCCGAGTTCCATAATGCCGATAAGAAAAGGGTTGTAATAGGCACCTATAGCGAGGTCTCGAATGGAAGGACGGCGATAAACCCCCAAAGCCTGATATTGCCGGGGATCCTGCTGCCAAACGTCAAGCTTGACTGGATTGACGGCTTTGACCTGATGCATAAGAAGGAGGTGCTGCTGCCGTGTAATGCCGTGTTTCACCCTTACCTTGCACCGTTTAGGCTGTTTAGGAGTAATACCAATGGCCTTGCCTCCGGGAACACCCTTGAGGAGGCCATATTCCATGGGCTGATGGAGGTCGTCGAGAGGGACGCGCTTTCAGTCGCTGAGGCCACCAGGGAGACGGGCAGGGAGATCGTCATCGCTGAGAAGGATGGCCTCGCCTTCGAGCTCTACGATAAGTTTGTGAAGGCAAACGTAGAGGTCAAGCTGTGGTACCTGCCCACGGACTCGGGCATTCCTACAGTTCTCGCTGCCACCGACGATAAGGAGCTTATGGACCCATCGCTGCTGGTCATGGGCGTGGGCACGCACCTGGACGCTCGGATTGCCGTTTTAAGGGCTTTGACTGAGGTTGCGCAGAGCCGTGCAACGCAGATTCAGGGGGCAAGGGAGGACACTGACCGCGAGAGGGTGGTGCGGAGGATAGGGTATGAGCGCATGAAGCGGCTCAACGGGCACTGGTACGCCGATGGCAAGGAGAAGGTCAGGCTTGAGGAGTTGCCCGACCTTTCCACCGACTCCCATAAAGGGGATATCGAGAAGGCGATAAAGATGCTCAAGGGCATCGTTGACGCCGTCGTGGTTACGGACCTTACGCGGGATAACCTGGGAATACCAGTTGTGCGCGTCACCGTGCCCGGATTGGAGATGTACGCCATCGACCGTGAGCGGATAGGCTCCCGCTGTAAAAGGCCTACGCAAAGATGA
- a CDS encoding RecB family exonuclease — protein MPTYSHSRLSAYEACPLKYRYAYVDRLEPERLPENVEAFMGKRVHEALHKLYSDLMRSRRDTLDDVLAYYDEAWDRQWSDGVEVVRKGTTLEEYREQGRRCLRDYFSRYAPFDGDKTLGLEMKLFIRIDGYRLIGYVDRIAIKNGRLEIHDYKTSRSVPSQSFFEEDRQLALYQIGVRDIWREAGHVDLVWHYLIQGLEVRSARTPEKLEELKSSIAALIRRIERAEREYDFPAVVGGLCAWCEYRYLCPFCGRQD, from the coding sequence ATGCCTACGTATTCGCACTCCAGGCTATCGGCTTATGAGGCCTGCCCATTGAAGTACAGGTACGCCTACGTAGACCGCCTTGAGCCGGAGAGGCTGCCGGAGAACGTCGAGGCATTCATGGGAAAGAGGGTACATGAGGCCCTCCACAAGCTATACTCGGACCTCATGCGCTCCAGGCGAGACACGCTCGACGATGTACTGGCATACTATGATGAGGCGTGGGACAGACAATGGAGCGACGGCGTGGAGGTGGTCAGGAAGGGGACCACGCTTGAGGAGTATCGAGAGCAAGGGAGGCGCTGCCTGAGAGACTACTTTAGCCGCTACGCGCCCTTCGATGGCGATAAGACGCTCGGGCTGGAGATGAAGCTCTTCATCAGGATCGACGGCTACAGGCTCATAGGATACGTTGACCGAATTGCAATAAAAAACGGGCGACTTGAGATACACGACTATAAGACATCAAGGAGCGTGCCATCCCAGAGCTTTTTTGAAGAGGACCGGCAGCTAGCCCTTTACCAGATAGGGGTCAGGGATATTTGGAGGGAAGCCGGGCACGTCGACCTGGTCTGGCATTACCTCATACAAGGCCTGGAGGTCAGGTCTGCCAGGACGCCTGAAAAGCTGGAAGAGCTCAAGTCTTCTATCGCTGCCCTCATCCGCAGGATAGAGAGGGCGGAGAGAGAATACGACTTCCCCGCGGTGGTGGGCGGCCTCTGCGCATGGTGCGAGTATCGATATTTATGCCCATTTTGCGGGCGCCAGGATTGA
- the larE gene encoding ATP-dependent sacrificial sulfur transferase LarE: MMDPVLEHKLLGLRRILQDMRSILVAFSGGVDSTFLLKCAVDTLGVERVAAATAVSETMPPGDLDAAMSIAKGLGVRHIVFTSPEIENAEFVANTPERCYICKKGRYARLLELKEKLGLDYIADGSNKDDEADYRPGEKAIRELGIRCPLREAGLFKAEIRELSREMGLPTWDSPSSACLATRLPYGEHITKDKLRMVRDAEAALHCFGFTQLRVRHHGDLARIEVPETEMADVLKYRADVVERVKKAGFTFVALDLEGFRSGSMNEALRGR; the protein is encoded by the coding sequence ATGATGGACCCCGTGCTAGAGCATAAGCTGTTAGGCCTCAGGCGCATATTACAGGACATGAGAAGCATTCTTGTGGCGTTCTCGGGCGGCGTGGACTCGACGTTCTTGCTAAAGTGCGCGGTGGACACCCTGGGGGTAGAGAGAGTGGCAGCGGCGACGGCGGTGTCCGAGACGATGCCACCGGGGGACCTGGACGCGGCCATGTCCATAGCGAAAGGCCTGGGCGTCAGGCACATCGTCTTCACCTCTCCAGAAATTGAGAACGCGGAATTCGTCGCAAACACGCCCGAGCGGTGCTACATATGCAAGAAAGGGCGATACGCCAGGCTTTTAGAGCTCAAGGAAAAGCTGGGCCTGGACTACATAGCGGACGGCTCTAACAAGGATGATGAGGCCGACTATCGTCCTGGCGAGAAAGCCATCAGGGAACTTGGAATCCGCTGCCCGCTCAGGGAGGCGGGGCTGTTCAAGGCGGAGATAAGGGAGCTATCCAGAGAGATGGGCCTGCCGACGTGGGACAGCCCATCAAGCGCATGCCTGGCCACGAGGCTGCCCTATGGCGAGCACATTACCAAAGATAAGCTAAGGATGGTCAGGGACGCCGAGGCGGCGCTACATTGCTTTGGCTTCACCCAGCTAAGGGTGAGGCACCATGGCGACCTGGCCCGCATAGAGGTGCCCGAGACTGAGATGGCCGACGTATTAAAATACAGGGCGGACGTAGTGGAACGAGTAAAAAAGGCGGGGTTCACCTTCGTCGCCCTCGACCTCGAGGGGTTCAGGAGCGGCAGCATGAACGAGGCCTTGAGAGGGCGCTAG
- the larC gene encoding nickel pincer cofactor biosynthesis protein LarC — protein sequence MKAIYLDCFSGISGDMFLGAMVDMGIGLDTILSGLSGLGLSISLNAAKVRKKGITGTKVDVIVPDAAEERHLADIMEIINNSGLPEDVRSLSGRVFRRLAEAESRVHGVPVEEVHFHEVGALDTIADVIGAAICFKASGAEILCSSPVNVGGGFVKTSHGMLPVPAPATLELLRGASIYSSGLDAELVTPTGAAILSELCSYYGPMPLMRVERIGYGAGSKDLEMPNLLRAIIGEIPKNARKGR from the coding sequence ATGAAGGCCATTTACCTTGACTGCTTTTCAGGAATAAGCGGGGACATGTTCCTCGGCGCGATGGTAGACATGGGGATAGGCCTTGATACGATTCTATCAGGGCTATCTGGCCTGGGCCTTAGCATTAGCCTCAACGCCGCGAAGGTGAGAAAGAAGGGCATCACGGGGACAAAGGTCGATGTCATCGTTCCAGACGCCGCCGAGGAAAGGCACCTGGCGGATATCATGGAAATAATCAATAACAGCGGCCTGCCCGAAGATGTCAGGTCTTTGTCGGGCAGGGTATTCAGGCGCCTGGCGGAGGCCGAGTCCAGGGTTCACGGCGTTCCGGTGGAGGAGGTTCATTTCCACGAGGTAGGCGCCCTGGATACGATAGCAGACGTGATCGGGGCGGCCATATGCTTTAAGGCTTCGGGAGCGGAAATCCTGTGCTCTTCTCCGGTGAACGTGGGGGGCGGCTTCGTGAAAACGTCTCATGGCATGCTGCCCGTCCCGGCGCCGGCAACGCTGGAATTGCTAAGGGGCGCCTCCATATATTCCTCGGGGCTGGATGCCGAACTTGTCACGCCCACCGGCGCGGCCATCCTCTCAGAGCTTTGCTCATACTATGGCCCTATGCCCCTCATGCGCGTAGAAAGGATTGGATATGGCGCGGGGTCAAAAGACCTTGAGATGCCTAACCTTTTGAGGGCCATTATCGGGGAGATTCCAAAAAATGCCCGTAAGGGCCGCTAA
- a CDS encoding glycine zipper domain-containing protein: MKRVVDTTFEGAEKVKAQAADVLEEAARKLREMSITAKGEELKAVLDDAGEKIERLRAEAGHKVEPVEGFIKEHPLMSIVIAAGAGALAGALLARRD, encoded by the coding sequence GTGAAGCGCGTGGTGGACACCACGTTCGAGGGCGCGGAAAAGGTAAAAGCCCAGGCGGCCGACGTGCTGGAGGAAGCGGCGCGGAAGCTCCGGGAGATGAGCATTACCGCGAAGGGCGAAGAGCTAAAGGCTGTGCTTGACGACGCGGGCGAAAAGATAGAGCGGCTGAGGGCCGAGGCAGGCCACAAGGTCGAGCCCGTCGAGGGCTTCATCAAGGAGCACCCCCTCATGTCGATTGTCATCGCCGCGGGGGCTGGAGCGCTGGCAGGCGCGCTGCTCGCCAGGCGGGATTAG
- a CDS encoding 4-phosphopantoate--beta-alanine ligase, whose protein sequence is MTDIPENHPRYFSLVTRELLVKGVKDGIASMQGLIAQGRGEAFDYLLGERTTASAMQAERVAVALMLLAERPVISVNGNAAALAAEKVCELSHVLNAPVEVNLFHRTEERVARIAALLKSKGCRVVYGDRPDRLIPGLSHERAKATSMGIYGADVVLVPLEDGDRCEALVKMGKKVIAIDLNPLSRTARAATVTIVDNVVRAMPNMVAMAKEMKGMPARELSAAVEGFSNDRALAQALEEMMENVMKARRNV, encoded by the coding sequence ATGACCGACATTCCTGAGAACCATCCGCGATATTTTTCTCTTGTGACAAGGGAGCTGCTTGTCAAGGGGGTGAAGGATGGCATAGCGAGCATGCAGGGCCTCATAGCGCAGGGGAGGGGCGAGGCGTTTGATTACTTGCTTGGCGAGAGGACGACGGCTTCCGCTATGCAGGCTGAGCGTGTTGCTGTTGCGCTGATGCTTTTAGCAGAGAGGCCTGTCATCTCGGTCAACGGTAATGCTGCCGCCCTCGCCGCAGAGAAAGTCTGCGAGCTTTCTCATGTGCTTAACGCTCCGGTGGAGGTAAACCTCTTCCATAGGACCGAGGAGCGGGTTGCCCGGATAGCCGCCTTATTGAAGTCGAAGGGATGCAGGGTTGTCTATGGGGATCGGCCTGATAGGTTGATACCCGGCCTTTCCCATGAACGTGCGAAGGCAACCTCGATGGGCATCTATGGCGCAGACGTAGTGCTCGTACCGCTGGAAGATGGAGACCGGTGCGAAGCCCTGGTGAAGATGGGGAAGAAGGTCATAGCGATTGACTTGAACCCGCTATCCAGGACGGCCAGGGCGGCCACCGTGACCATCGTGGATAACGTTGTGAGGGCAATGCCTAACATGGTCGCGATGGCAAAAGAGATGAAGGGCATGCCCGCCCGAGAGCTTAGCGCTGCAGTCGAGGGGTTTAGCAACGATAGGGCGCTGGCGCAGGCGCTCGAAGAGATGATGGAAAACGTGATGAAGGCCAGGCGAAATGTATAA
- a CDS encoding MarC family protein encodes MSVNLELFISAAISIFVMADPFGNIPIFLGLTGGMSGAERRYVISKASAIATVILFVFALVGKPFMDLLSISLNSLRIAGGILLLLIAFDMLMGSETRTKRTDGSPDEDIDSIAVTPMATPLITGPGAMTVTMVYMNEAAGMDKLLVLAAILIAMLGSWLIVVNSDLLYSVFRKDGTRVLTKIMGIVLAAIATEMMLAGISGSFPALG; translated from the coding sequence ATGTCCGTGAACCTCGAGCTTTTTATCAGCGCCGCCATATCCATCTTCGTGATGGCGGACCCCTTCGGTAACATCCCGATATTTCTGGGCCTCACGGGGGGCATGAGCGGCGCCGAGCGCCGATACGTGATATCTAAGGCTTCTGCCATCGCAACCGTTATTCTTTTCGTCTTCGCCCTCGTTGGGAAGCCGTTCATGGACCTATTGTCCATATCCTTGAACTCGCTGAGGATAGCGGGCGGCATTTTGCTATTGCTGATAGCTTTCGACATGCTCATGGGCAGTGAGACGAGGACGAAGAGGACGGATGGCTCCCCCGACGAGGACATCGATTCTATCGCTGTTACCCCGATGGCGACTCCGCTCATAACGGGCCCGGGCGCGATGACCGTCACGATGGTGTACATGAACGAGGCCGCAGGCATGGATAAGCTGCTGGTCCTGGCGGCCATACTCATCGCCATGCTCGGCTCGTGGCTCATCGTGGTCAACAGCGACCTTTTGTATAGCGTCTTCCGCAAAGATGGCACCCGGGTGCTCACGAAAATAATGGGCATCGTGCTGGCGGCGATAGCCACCGAGATGATGCTCGCCGGGATAAGCGGCTCTTTTCCGGCGCTGGGCTGA
- a CDS encoding TrmB family transcriptional regulator produces the protein MSDRWMVEALKRLGLTEYEARAYMALNLIKVGTVSDIHMASGIPRSAIYGALSRLEERGLIEVEKGKPMRYRGIAPVKAIEKLRSAIEEESEKALKHLEEAHARGESQEHAESVWTIRGVKNLYNKVSDMVSDARRSIVFIATDPLFLDFRERYPIFENIMPMLKKRIAAGVHVRLVYTTRSTADYALRELPGIEVRLMDPEKPSSRIPLMGGVLMVDDAEVLISIMGDTIPGGNEVTAIHTRMESIISVLRHFIEVEWDAALPLKHASSHE, from the coding sequence ATGAGTGATAGGTGGATGGTGGAGGCGCTGAAACGCCTTGGGCTGACCGAGTACGAGGCGAGGGCTTATATGGCGCTCAACCTCATCAAGGTCGGAACTGTTTCAGATATCCACATGGCCTCCGGCATCCCCCGCTCGGCAATCTACGGAGCGCTCTCCAGGCTGGAAGAGAGAGGCCTGATAGAGGTGGAGAAGGGGAAGCCCATGAGGTATCGTGGCATCGCACCTGTCAAGGCGATCGAGAAGCTCAGGAGCGCGATCGAGGAAGAAAGCGAGAAAGCCCTCAAGCATCTGGAGGAGGCCCATGCCAGGGGGGAGAGCCAGGAGCATGCTGAGTCCGTGTGGACCATACGTGGCGTCAAGAACCTTTATAATAAGGTGTCTGACATGGTGAGCGATGCCAGGAGGAGCATAGTTTTCATTGCTACCGACCCGTTGTTCCTGGATTTCAGGGAGCGATATCCCATCTTCGAAAATATCATGCCTATGCTTAAAAAAAGGATTGCAGCCGGGGTCCATGTAAGGCTCGTCTACACCACAAGGTCCACCGCCGACTATGCCTTAAGAGAGCTTCCCGGGATCGAGGTACGCCTGATGGACCCGGAGAAGCCGTCCTCCAGGATACCGCTGATGGGAGGCGTGCTCATGGTAGACGACGCCGAGGTGCTCATCAGCATCATGGGCGATACGATACCCGGGGGCAATGAGGTCACGGCGATCCACACCCGCATGGAGAGCATCATCTCCGTCCTCAGGCATTTCATCGAGGTGGAATGGGACGCCGCCCTGCCCTTGAAACACGCATCCTCCCACGAATAG
- the tes gene encoding tetraether lipid synthase Tes, giving the protein MSKTKSICPVCHDVIDASVEKEDGQVLITKTCKDHGTFNDVYFSDAKVYDNYEKFRSIGNGLANPMTKTVKGCPYDCGLCPNHKTPTILANIDLTNRCNLSCPLCFANARKSGYVYEPTIDQVRHMLEVLRSEKPVPCYAVQFAGGEPTMRSDLPEIITMARQMGFFQIMIATNGMKFAQSKDYCRELRKTPLSTTYLQFDGVTEEPYIKLRGFNALPYKLKALENMREAGLNNVVLVPSLVKGVNDAQVADIIRFAAKNVDMVRGVNFQPVSFTGRVDTEELKRGRITIPDFLAMLEEQSNGEIVKSDFFPCPAVAPMSDLMEAWTHMPQVKFTIHPHCGTATYVFVDKKGGLLPITRFVDVAGLMGAVERISNECKGSKHSKVLLAEKLVREVPRYVDMAKMPEGVNIPKILVAFVKSGDPVKVLSEFHYKSMLVSAMHFMDPYNMDLARVQSCGIHYAIPDGRVVPFCTYNTLYRPDVEKKLARQAVVEATQKA; this is encoded by the coding sequence ATGAGTAAGACAAAATCGATATGCCCGGTATGTCACGATGTCATCGATGCATCCGTCGAGAAGGAGGACGGCCAGGTTCTCATCACAAAAACCTGTAAGGATCATGGCACTTTCAATGACGTTTACTTTTCAGATGCAAAGGTATACGATAATTATGAAAAATTCCGATCCATTGGGAATGGGCTGGCCAACCCAATGACTAAGACGGTAAAGGGATGCCCATACGACTGCGGCCTCTGCCCGAACCATAAGACGCCCACGATACTCGCGAACATCGACCTCACCAACAGGTGCAACCTTTCCTGCCCACTGTGCTTCGCTAATGCGAGAAAGAGTGGCTACGTATACGAGCCTACCATCGACCAGGTCAGGCACATGCTCGAAGTCTTAAGGAGTGAGAAGCCGGTGCCATGCTACGCCGTACAGTTCGCCGGAGGCGAGCCGACGATGCGCAGTGACCTGCCCGAGATAATCACGATGGCGAGGCAGATGGGGTTCTTCCAGATCATGATAGCGACCAATGGCATGAAGTTCGCGCAGAGCAAGGACTACTGCCGCGAGCTCAGGAAGACTCCCCTGTCCACGACATACCTCCAGTTCGATGGCGTCACAGAGGAGCCTTACATTAAGCTCAGGGGCTTTAACGCCCTGCCCTATAAGCTAAAGGCCCTGGAGAACATGCGCGAGGCCGGCCTGAACAACGTGGTGCTCGTGCCCTCGCTGGTGAAGGGCGTGAACGACGCTCAGGTGGCCGACATCATAAGGTTCGCGGCGAAAAACGTGGACATGGTAAGAGGGGTGAACTTCCAGCCAGTATCCTTCACGGGCAGGGTGGATACGGAAGAGCTAAAGAGGGGACGGATTACCATACCCGACTTCCTGGCCATGCTTGAGGAGCAGAGCAACGGCGAGATCGTGAAGTCCGACTTTTTCCCGTGCCCTGCGGTTGCGCCTATGTCAGACCTCATGGAGGCCTGGACTCATATGCCCCAGGTCAAGTTTACCATCCATCCGCACTGCGGCACCGCTACCTACGTGTTCGTGGATAAGAAGGGTGGCCTGCTGCCCATAACCAGGTTCGTTGACGTCGCGGGCCTCATGGGGGCGGTCGAGCGCATCAGCAACGAGTGCAAGGGCTCAAAGCACTCGAAGGTGCTGCTGGCCGAGAAGCTCGTACGCGAGGTGCCCAGGTACGTCGACATGGCGAAGATGCCGGAGGGAGTCAACATCCCCAAGATACTGGTGGCGTTCGTGAAGAGCGGCGACCCCGTCAAGGTGCTCTCCGAGTTCCACTATAAGTCTATGCTCGTGAGCGCCATGCACTTCATGGACCCGTATAACATGGACCTCGCCAGGGTGCAGAGCTGTGGCATTCATTATGCCATTCCCGATGGCCGGGTCGTACCCTTCTGCACTTATAACACTCTCTATCGCCCCGACGTTGAGAAAAAGCTCGCCAGGCAAGCGGTGGTTGAGGCCACCCAGAAGGCATGA